In one Populus nigra chromosome 12, ddPopNigr1.1, whole genome shotgun sequence genomic region, the following are encoded:
- the LOC133669321 gene encoding U11/U12 small nuclear ribonucleoprotein 65 kDa protein-like — MAAFPSAQNFTNTQMQNFGFQGTEVKADSVESQVTVTLLIKHLPEDIPFDTLSRLFSHYGAFSVRPCNSGRLRNCAFVDFKSEGLAYQAHRQLNGLRFLGKVLSVERASKLNEDSKFKQIEAQQGKDSVLPTSLMKDASVTRDVIEGSNFGSLPASEPIAPRLGVDYPFPPHLEYAYPPPDGNILTNIVNALIAVPRFYTQVLHLMNKMNIPAPFRMALPTPPLPLPPPSPPPPPPPPCLTENSPLAEQSSSESEMESSDEEVDDKAPYGASGVVKQRRKHVKRKAIVGPAVDKDVVHESVGLKPASLVPKEIPIIKKKNTVLQIKIAPKVTHNEYKDDSIMTESEDPGTEGSDQKHYATAEEIESKRLAPEEILSLPKFKNYTVGNPASVLYIKNLDKEVVADDFFYIFGSLFGSIDAAKSGLSVKLMQEGRMRGQAFVTFSSVELAHQALNLVNGYVLKDKPMIIQFGRNPSAAKPN; from the exons ATGGCTGCTTTTCCTTCTGCACAGAATTTTACGAATACCCAGATGCAGAATTTTGGGTTTCAAGGCACAGAAGTGAAAGCAGATTCAGTAGAATCACAAGTGACTGTTACCCTTTTGATTAAACACCTCCCTGAAGATATCCCTTTTGACACTCTTTCAAGACTTTTCTCTCATTATGGTGCTTTCTCTGTCCGCCCTTGCAATTCTGGAAG ATTGAGAAATTGTGCCTTTGTGGATTTCAAAAGTGAAGGACTGGCTTATCAAGCGCATCGTCAGTTAAATGG GCTGAGGTTTCTTGGCAAGGTCTTATCGGTGGAGAGAGCTAGTAAGCTAAATGAGGATagtaaatttaaacaaattgaGGCTCAACAAGGAAAGGATTCTGTACTACCAACATCTTTGATGAAGGATGCTTCTGTGACTAGAGATGTCATTGAAGGTTCAAATTTTGGGTCCTTACCTGCTAGTGAACCAATTGCACCAAGGCTTGGTGTTGACTATCCATTTCCTCCTCACTTGGA GTATGCTTACCCTCCACCAGATGGAAACATTCTGACCAACATTGTAAATGCTCTTATTGCTGTTCCTCGCTTCTATACACAG GTGTTGCATTTGATGAACAAAATGAATATTCCAGCTCCATTTCGAATGGCCCTGCCCACTCCACCTCTACCACTGCCACCACcctctcctccaccaccacccccTCCTCCTTGTTTAACTGAAAATTCTCCGCTGGCAGAGCAATCTAGTAGCGAGTCAGAAATGGAGTCTTCAGATGAG GAGGTTGATGATAAAGCCCCTTATGGAGCCTCAGGAGTTgttaaacaaagaagaaaacacGTTAAACGGAAAGCAATTGTCGGACCTGCAGTTGATAAAGACGTGGTTCATGAATCTGTTGGCCTGAAACCTGCCTCCTTGGTCCCAAAAGAAATtccaattataaagaaaaagaataccGTGCTGCAG ATTAAGATCGCACCAAAAGTAACTCATAATGAATATAAGGATGATAGCATTATGACAGAATCTGAGGACCCAGGCACAGAGGGTTCAGATCAGAAACACTATGCAACTGCAGAAGAAATAGAGAGTAAAAGGCTCGCTCCAGAGGAAATTTTATCACTTCCAAAGTTTAAG AACTACACAGTTGGGAATCCTGCATCTGTTCTGTACATAAAGAACCTTGACAAAGAGGTGGTTGCTGATGATTTCTTCTACATATTTG GATCACTATTTGGAAGCATTGATGCAGCTAAAAGTGGCCTAAGTGTCAAGTTGATGCAG GAGGGAAGAATGAGGGGTCAAGCTTTTGTAACGTTTTCATCAGTTGAACTTGCCCATCAAGCTCTG AATCTAGTGAATGGATATGTATTGAAAGACAAACCGATGATCATACAATTTGGTCGGAATCCTTCAGCTGCCAAGCCAAATTAG
- the LOC133669654 gene encoding pentatricopeptide repeat-containing protein At1g09220, mitochondrial, translated as MTTCMHASCGKPRHLASMLRLTRPCFVYFTNKTIARTAKTSLFFLTSQRLFTTIKQEQKLNHLLSLLLQNPTKTHQPTLQVHSFLLSTGLLSHSILLFNTLLRLYSFGDQPHLAFLLYKQLQEVYFHSSSLPPPSFDSFTYFFLVNTSTNCSCPILGTQFHSRIFKVGFQYHVYVQTALLNLYLSSGVLGDAMILFDEMPKRNVVTWNVMITGLVKWGKLEFASSLFDEMPEKNVVSWTGIIDGYIRNNRYSEGLSLFRRMVVCEGIKPTEITILAILPAISNMGELKSCSLIHGYAEKRGFNAFDIRVVNSIIDCYSKCGCIASAFKFFEDISVERKNLVSWTSIISGFAMHGMWKEAVEYFERMEKAGLKPNRVTFLSVLNACSHGGLVDEGLRCFYKMVNEHGVLPDIKHYGCVVDMLGRTGRLEEAEKMALEIPSEIVNVVIWRTLLGACSFHGNVEMGERVTRKIMEIERGYGGDYVLMYNIFAGAGRYEDAERLRKLMNKRNAFKLPGNSLV; from the coding sequence ATGACTACATGTATGCATGCAAGTTGTGGAAAGCCAAGGCATCTTGCAAGTATGCTTAGGTTGACAAGGCCATGCTTTGTTTACttcacaaacaaaacaatagCAAGAACAGCAAAAAcatcccttttttttctaaccTCACAAAGGTTGTTTACAACAatcaaacaagaacaaaaactaaACCACTTGCTCTCTCTGTTACTCCAGAACCCAACAAAAACCCACCAACCAACCCTACAAGTCCACTCATTTCTACTATCCACTGGCTTATTAAGCCATTCAATTCTGCTCTTCAACACCCTGCTTAGACTCTATTCTTTTGGTGATCAGCCCCACCTAGCTTTCTTGCTCTACAAACAGCTGCAAGAAGTTTACTTTCACTCTTCTTCATTGCCTCCCCCTTCATTTGATAGCTTTACTTACTTTTTCCTCGTAAATACTAGCACTAACTGTTCTTGTCCAATTCTTGGAACTCAGTTTCATAGTCGTATATTCAAAGTGGGTTTtcaatatcatgtttatgtaCAAACTGCGCTTTTGAATTTGTACTTATCTAGTGGGGTTTTAGGTGATGctatgattttgtttgatgaaatgcccAAGAGAAATGTGGTTACTTGGAATGTGATGATTACTGGGCTGGTTAAATGGGGTAAACTTGAATTTGCAAGTTCTCTCTTTGATGAGATGCCTGAAAAGAATGTTGTTTCATGGACTGGAATAATTGATGGGTATATCAGAAACAACAGGTATAGTGAGGGTTTATCTTTGTTTCGAAGAATGGTTGTGTGTGAGGGTATAAAGCCTACTGAAATAACTATTCTTGCAATTCTACCGGCTATTTCTAATATGGGGGAGTTAAAATCTTGCAGCTTGATCCATGGTTATGCAGAGAAAAGAGGATTTAATGCCTTTGATATACGTGTTGTTAATTCGATTATAGATTGTTATTCGAAATGTGGTTGCATAGCGAGTGCCTTTAAGTTTTTTGAGGATATTTCGGTGGAGAGGAAGAATTTGGTATCATGGACATCCATCATTTCCGGGTTTGCAATGCATGGGATGTGGAAGGAAGCGGTGGAATATTTTGAAAGGATGGAGAAAGCAGGTTTGAAGCCAAATAGAGTGACATTCTTGAGTGTTTTGAATGCTTGTAGCCATGGCGGATTGGTTGATGAGGGGCTTAGGTGTTTTTACAAGATGGTGAATGAGCATGGAGTTTTGCCTGATATTAAGCATTATGGGTGTGTAGTAGACATGTTGGGGAGGACAGGGAGGCTAGAAGAAGCAGAGAAGATGGCTTTAGAGATTCCTAGTGAGATTGTTAATGTTGTGATTTGGAGGACCCTGTTGGGTGCATGTAGCTTTCATGGTAATGTTGAGATGGGTGAGAGGGTTACAAGGAAGATAATGGAGATAGAGAGAGGATACGGAGGTGACTATGTGCTTATGTATAACATCTTTGCTGGTGCTGGACGGTATGAGGATGCTGAGAGGTTGAGAAAACTGATGAACAAGAGAAATGCCTTTAAACTTCCTGGAAATAGTTTGGTGTGA
- the LOC133669903 gene encoding blue copper protein-like, translating to MASSQFIAFALVTIILPTLTMAAEHIVGDDKGWTVNFNYTTWASGKVFHVGDTLVFKYQPPHNLYKVDGNGFKNCVASGEALTSGNDIITLGSTGKKWYICGFGKHCSELGQKLVINVEAEAPAPAPIPNAAYGLAASGYQIIVAAVAVVAGMIVA from the exons ATGGCTTCTAGTCAGTTTATTGCCTTTGCCCTTGTCACAATTATTCTTCCCACGCTCACCATGGCAGCTGAACACATTGTTGGTGATGACAAAGGGTGGACTGTTAATTTTAACTACACAACTTGGGCTAGTGGCAAAGTATTTCATGTTGGTGACACACTAG TGTTCAAGTACCAGCCACCACACAATCTCTACAAGGTGGATGGCAACGGCTTTAAGAACTGTGTAGCTTCCGGAGAAGCTCTGACCAGTGGAAATGACATAATAACACTAGGCAGCACAGGAAAGAAATGGTACATTTGTGGGTTTGGCAAACATTGTTCCGAGCTTGGCCAGAAGCTAGTCATTAACGTGGAAGCTGAAGCTCCAGCACCTGCTCCAATACCTAATGCTGCTTATGGACTTGCTGCGTCAGGCTATCAGATTATTGTGGCAGCAGTGGCTGTGGTCGCAGGAATGATCGTGGCATGA